In one window of Solanum pennellii chromosome 2, SPENNV200 DNA:
- the LOC114076099 gene encoding uncharacterized protein LOC114076099, which yields MTLPKGKTSTYRSDEQEIDLNLTLGGIYNTGNPNEISMPKPFSQIIASVANNLAFQRAIKDIRSEMNNNSKDREEMPEIYEKRKETNPTFVPESNGESAIKFNAKKGKSILLPESNGEKPSKKVKNSDEVLDKGKSIVLPEGNGEKL from the exons ATGACTTTACCAAAGGGTAAAACTTCTACCTATAGAAGTGATGAACAAGAAATTGATCTCAATCTCACACTTGGTGGCATTTATAATACTGGAAATCCTAACGAAATTTCAATGCCTAAGCCGTTTTCACAAATTATAGCATCAGTTGCCAACAATCTTGCATTTCAGCGGGCTATTAAGGATATAAGATCTGAGATGAATAACAACTCAAAAGATAGGGAAGAGATGCCTGAAATTTATG agaagagaaaagaaactaATCCAACTTTTGTTCCAGAAAGCAATGGAGAATCTGCTATCAAATTCAATGCGAAAAAGGGAAAGTCAATTCTCTTACCAGAAAGCAATGGAGAAAAGCCATCAAAGAAAGTTAAGAATTCTGATGAAGTATTGGATAAGGGTAAGTCAATTGTATTACCAGAAGGCAATGGAGAAAAGCTGTAA